One genomic segment of Helianthus annuus cultivar XRQ/B chromosome 14, HanXRQr2.0-SUNRISE, whole genome shotgun sequence includes these proteins:
- the LOC110906483 gene encoding proline-rich extensin-like protein EPR1, with the protein MVSSSDTGVSDTVDPMAVVLDDEIPSEGDVYTSDTTSTDDDDFQSFALLDIGVEIQPADGIPAGYLPLAVIPAPILLAAFPVMDVPLDVVSDDDIDLFEEGPLEDDYEGGAPIDVDAILPIGEAPIEEASLGSPIPDSLESVASASLHEQGVQHHSPDVDVAMSAAPGPLHKFEFDHEIDDDFDPVFPPDFNPDHEIEFIHMDQPLEAPVAPIDPLFDIPADFDMDLVNPEPVMAPEPAVAPDPALEHDPVLDDAPALAPPIADLPIVAPPVVDDPVVDVPLPDHVPVLVDRAPFAAHIDPRYVDTRNGWIEDDDDYPPFVLPVTPPVAPVFAPTDIPLFPPHTTDIHRTDLPITFLQGIPPPRPGEGSSRQPPVSVPPVLSSSFPFLSQFPHVAPHTAPSFIPSSEPFLWTTPPVTPLSDPYHPFSCGVHYGGYTCVAAATAGRPEPTYSGVGERSTSALSLSDPLCSTAHSTSAFP; encoded by the coding sequence atggtttCTTCTTCCGACACAGGAGTATCGGATACAGTGGACCCTATGGCGGTTGTGTTAGACGATGAGATACCATCAGAGGGAGACGTGTATACGTCAGACACCACGAGTACAGATGACGATGATTTTCAGTCGTTCGCTCTGCTAGACATCGGAGTTGAGATACAGCCTGCTGATGGCATTCCTGCTGGGTATCTAcctcttgcggtgatccctgctcccattCTGCTTGCTGCGTTCCCTGTGATGGATGTGCCACTCGATGTCGTATCTGATGACGACATTGATCTGTTCGAGGAGGGTCCCCTTGAGGACGACTATGAAGGCGGGGCTCCGATCGATGTTGATGCTATCCTTCCTATTGGTGAGGCACCTATAGAGGAGGCTTCTCTTGGTTCCCCTATCCCAGACTCAttggagtctgtggcatccgcgtCCCTGCACGAACAGGGTGTGCAACATCACTCTCCTGACGTCGACGTGGCTATGTCAGCTGCACCTGGTCCGTTACACAAGTTTGAGTTTGACCACGAGATCGATGACGATTTTGATCCAGTTTTTCCTCCTGACTTCAATCCTGATCATGAGATCGAGTTTATTCATATGGACCAGCCCTTAGAGGCGCCCGTAGCTCCCATTGATCCATTGTTTGACATTCCTGCTGATTTTGATATGGACCTTGTTAACCCCGAGCCTGTCATGGCCCCCGAGCCTGCTGTTGCTCCTGACCCTGCACTAGAGCACGACCCTGTTCTTGATGATGCACCAGCTCTTGCACCACCCATTGCTGACCTTCCCATTGTTGCTCCACCAGTGGTGGACGATCCTGTCGTTGATGTACCTTTACCTGATCATGTGCCGGTATTGGTTGACCGCGCACCTTTTGCCGCACATATAGATCCTCGTTATGTTGACACCCGCAACGGGTGGATCGAGGATGATGACGATTACCCACCGTTTGTGCTACCTGTCACTCCTCCAGTAGCACCTGTTTTTGCACCCACTGAtattccattgtttcccccacacACCACTGACATCCATCGCACTGATCTTCCCATCACATTCCTCCAGGGCATACCGCCACCTCGTCCTGGAGAGGGTTCATCGAGGCAGCCGCCTGTTTCTGTTCCACCTGTACTGTCATCATCTTTTCCGTTTCTGTCACAGTTTCCTCATGTTGCACCACATACTGCACCATCTTTCATaccatcgagcgagccatttttGTGGACTACGCCCCCTGTTACGCCATTATCTGACCCGTACCACCCATTTTCATGTGGGGTGCACTACGGAGGATATACTTGCGTCGCTGCAGCTACAGCAGGACGCCCTGAGCCGACGTattcaggagttggagagagGTCCACGTCCGCCTTGTCACTGTCAGACCCCCTTTGCAGCACCGCACACTCCACGTCCGCTTTCCCCTGA